One Bifidobacterium crudilactis genomic region harbors:
- a CDS encoding HAD hydrolase-like protein — protein sequence MATTAKRIVLLDLDGTLTESAPGIIASVTQTLTDLHQPIPDQEELHRFIGPAIIESLQRNGLSGTTLTEAVALYRKYYSEIDHFTDPMNPQHKVPGCLVNSVYDGIPEQLEQLRKDGYLLAVATCKPEYQAIPVCKHFGIDNMVDGIYGASKDNSRINKDQVIRYAFDHIGFHSDAGDRAVMVGDRWTDVDGAIAVGLDAIGCAWGYAEEGELKQHGACRIIQHVEELDGAVEEYFKVSR from the coding sequence ATGGCAACAACAGCGAAACGCATAGTATTGCTGGACTTGGACGGCACCTTGACGGAATCCGCACCCGGCATCATCGCATCCGTCACACAGACGCTGACCGACCTGCACCAGCCGATTCCCGACCAGGAAGAACTCCATCGCTTCATAGGTCCAGCAATCATCGAATCCCTGCAGCGCAATGGCCTCAGTGGCACGACCCTGACCGAAGCCGTCGCACTCTACCGCAAGTACTACTCGGAAATCGACCACTTCACGGATCCGATGAATCCTCAGCATAAGGTGCCAGGGTGCCTGGTGAATTCCGTCTACGACGGTATACCGGAGCAACTCGAACAGCTACGCAAGGACGGATACCTTCTGGCCGTCGCCACATGCAAACCCGAATACCAGGCCATTCCCGTATGCAAACATTTCGGCATCGACAATATGGTCGACGGAATCTATGGTGCCAGCAAAGACAACAGCCGCATCAACAAAGATCAGGTCATCCGATACGCTTTCGACCACATCGGATTCCACAGTGACGCTGGAGACCGTGCCGTGATGGTCGGCGACCGCTGGACCGATGTCGACGGCGCCATCGCCGTTGGACTGGACGCCATAGGATGCGCCTGGGGTTACGCCGAAGAAGGCGAACTCAAACAGCACGGCGCATGCCGTATCATCCAGCACGTAGAAGAACTTGACGGTGCTGTTGAGGAATACTTCAAGGTTAGCCGATAA
- a CDS encoding DUF881 domain-containing protein → MTEQHDSHKDSTRTGEGTPEERSDEYRFAHRSAEGETRPRTDRRHRHRSNDNTDTGSFPMVRRRPSRSVNVNAKRARMVTSVLVALLCALLGFGYVVQVRNTSSSYESLSEDELVRVLDETSTQVDKLEQRRNELNRQLTSIQSAADKQKEAEKIAEQNAQTSGILSGRLPAEGKGVTIVVTQHDTRVDAATMFTLIEELRNAGAEVISFNSVRIVTSSYVKDAKSGLVVDGSQLSSPYTIKAIGNPSDLQNAIQIAGGVGSRLKVSFNATVSVTQNDSVRIDEVRQPQQYQYARTVE, encoded by the coding sequence ATGACAGAGCAGCATGATTCACATAAGGATTCGACGCGGACAGGCGAGGGCACGCCTGAGGAACGCTCGGACGAGTACAGATTCGCTCATAGGAGCGCGGAGGGGGAGACGCGTCCTCGTACGGACAGGCGTCACCGCCATCGCAGCAATGACAACACGGACACCGGTTCGTTTCCTATGGTCAGGCGACGTCCTTCGCGCTCGGTGAACGTCAATGCCAAACGCGCTCGTATGGTCACCAGTGTGTTGGTGGCTCTGCTCTGCGCCTTGCTGGGTTTCGGATATGTGGTCCAGGTGCGGAACACATCCTCTTCGTATGAGTCCTTGAGTGAGGATGAGCTGGTTCGCGTCTTGGACGAGACCAGTACCCAGGTGGATAAATTGGAGCAGCGCCGCAATGAATTGAACCGGCAGCTCACCTCCATTCAGTCTGCGGCGGACAAGCAGAAGGAGGCCGAGAAGATTGCCGAGCAAAATGCGCAGACGAGCGGTATCCTCTCCGGAAGGCTGCCTGCGGAGGGCAAGGGTGTGACCATTGTGGTCACCCAGCATGACACGCGTGTCGATGCAGCCACGATGTTCACCCTTATCGAGGAACTGAGGAATGCAGGCGCCGAGGTCATTTCCTTCAATTCGGTGCGTATTGTCACGTCGAGTTATGTGAAAGACGCGAAGAGCGGCCTTGTCGTTGACGGGAGCCAGCTCTCAAGTCCTTACACCATCAAGGCCATAGGTAATCCCTCAGACCTCCAGAACGCCATTCAGATCGCAGGGGGAGTGGGTTCCAGATTGAAGGTGTCCTTCAACGCGACGGTCAGCGTCACCCAGAACGATAGTGTCAGAATTGACGAGGTTCGCCAACCTCAGCAATATCAGTATGCAAGAACGGTAGAATAG
- a CDS encoding RNA polymerase-binding protein RbpA, which produces MAERSLRGMSIGAKSLESDDNVDFAARMDVAYVCPKGHRTILPFAEGAEIPDEWECRCGSIAKREGEHDSQADEITKPTRTHWDMLLERRSEDELKTLLEKRLHMHHDGWIPDYE; this is translated from the coding sequence ATGGCCGAACGCAGTTTGCGCGGTATGAGCATTGGTGCAAAATCATTGGAATCCGACGATAACGTCGATTTCGCGGCACGTATGGACGTCGCATATGTATGTCCGAAGGGTCATCGCACCATCCTGCCATTCGCAGAAGGAGCCGAGATTCCCGATGAGTGGGAGTGCCGCTGCGGTTCGATCGCCAAACGCGAGGGGGAGCACGACTCACAGGCGGACGAAATCACCAAGCCGACAAGAACCCACTGGGACATGCTTCTCGAACGACGCAGCGAAGACGAGTTGAAGACCCTGCTGGAGAAACGCCTCCACATGCACCACGACGGATGGATACCCGACTACGAGTAA
- a CDS encoding DEAD/DEAH box helicase, which produces MTKRQRKSSRIGDGSEVSKGNETPGEAHNETLSPARRFAEARRRQEHSTSAAARFMRTLPFDLDDFQLQAMDALESGSNVLVAAPTGAGKTVIADFAVFLAQERNVKAFYTTPIKALSNQKYHDLVSVFGESRVGLLTGDTSINSEADIVVMTTEVLRNMLYEQSSTLHALRYVVLDEVHFLADRYRGPVWEEVIIHLPQSVRIIGLSATVSNVEDFSSWIESVRGDTTLVVSERRPVPLEQHIMVQASDSDEPELYDLYRRKASKQQTLKLNPELVNRLEQLDHRARRSHERADHGRRQSRHPRVAGRNEGTDRHVPRRWAVVDELDYLGMLPGIYFIFSRNGCDQAVEQCLRAGLELTTDEESRRIRSIVDDMVEGQLSRDDLKTLHFSNFRFALEEGFASHHAGMVALFRHIVERLFEEGLIKVVFATETLALGINMPARSVVVEKLEKFDGTGHVALTPGEFTQLTGRAGRRGIDTLGHAIVVDHRGFVPSTAASLSSKRVYPLHSSFKPTFNMAVNLLNTSDYESSRITLDHSFAQWEANESAWQLESQMDTLKHALQGYEEAFTCEYGDFKEFMTIRMQLADAQKGERRELKHRPFSSEQERSRAFSRLDRRIAMLKEREREHPCRSCPDLQAHLRWGHRWAREEREYERISNRFESRTGSVARRFDRICGILEELGYLTRTVANAPDRNGPTAGEATSPAKAPTSDYVLTSRGQLLRRIYSDQDLVLSQILLSGILDELDPQELASVLSSMVYESRRGEGGAPRSYPGGPDGIVMRSAESMNRVWGQINTLCEDNGLDASQELDFGMCDMMYAWAGGEELSTILKDSEMTGGDFVRNAKRLADILSQIAQIGSYLPESGDELAHTAVIASDLVNRGIVAYSGVD; this is translated from the coding sequence ATGACTAAGCGACAGCGCAAATCCTCTCGAATCGGTGACGGCTCTGAGGTCAGCAAGGGGAACGAAACACCGGGCGAAGCGCACAATGAGACACTGAGCCCGGCCAGGCGCTTTGCCGAGGCTCGCAGAAGGCAGGAGCACAGCACCAGCGCAGCAGCACGGTTCATGCGAACTCTGCCCTTCGACCTCGATGATTTCCAACTGCAGGCGATGGACGCCCTTGAATCGGGAAGCAATGTCCTTGTGGCGGCTCCTACAGGTGCCGGCAAGACGGTTATCGCCGATTTCGCGGTGTTCCTAGCGCAGGAGCGCAACGTCAAGGCCTTCTACACCACTCCAATCAAGGCCCTGAGCAATCAGAAGTACCACGATCTCGTCTCTGTCTTCGGCGAGAGCAGGGTCGGGCTGCTCACCGGAGACACCTCCATCAATTCGGAGGCCGACATCGTCGTGATGACCACCGAGGTGTTGCGCAACATGCTCTACGAGCAGTCCTCGACGCTTCACGCCCTGCGGTACGTGGTGCTGGACGAGGTGCATTTCCTCGCTGACCGGTACCGCGGACCCGTATGGGAGGAAGTCATCATCCACCTTCCTCAGTCGGTGAGAATCATAGGGCTGTCGGCAACCGTGTCGAATGTCGAGGATTTCTCCTCGTGGATCGAATCCGTGCGTGGTGACACGACGCTGGTCGTTTCCGAACGTCGACCGGTGCCACTCGAACAGCACATCATGGTGCAGGCCAGCGACTCCGACGAACCTGAACTCTATGATCTTTACAGGCGCAAGGCTTCGAAGCAGCAGACGCTTAAGCTCAATCCCGAACTGGTCAATCGCTTGGAACAGCTCGACCACAGAGCACGCAGAAGTCACGAACGCGCGGACCACGGCAGAAGACAGTCACGGCATCCTCGTGTCGCGGGTCGGAATGAAGGGACGGACAGACATGTCCCGCGTCGCTGGGCAGTCGTCGATGAGCTTGATTATCTCGGTATGTTGCCAGGCATCTACTTCATCTTTTCACGCAATGGTTGCGACCAGGCTGTCGAACAGTGTTTGAGAGCAGGTCTGGAATTGACGACGGACGAGGAATCCAGAAGGATCAGAAGCATCGTCGACGACATGGTCGAAGGGCAGCTCAGCAGAGATGACTTGAAGACCTTGCATTTCAGCAACTTCAGATTCGCTCTGGAAGAAGGTTTCGCATCCCATCATGCCGGCATGGTAGCGTTGTTCCGTCATATTGTCGAACGCCTGTTCGAGGAAGGACTCATCAAGGTGGTCTTTGCCACTGAGACCCTTGCCCTGGGAATCAACATGCCCGCCAGATCCGTCGTCGTCGAAAAACTGGAAAAGTTCGATGGCACAGGGCATGTGGCTCTGACACCGGGGGAGTTCACCCAGCTGACCGGCCGCGCGGGCAGACGAGGCATCGACACCCTCGGTCATGCCATCGTCGTCGACCATCGTGGTTTCGTACCGTCAACGGCCGCATCCCTTTCCAGCAAACGTGTCTATCCGCTGCACTCAAGCTTCAAGCCGACCTTCAATATGGCCGTGAACCTGCTGAACACCAGCGACTACGAAAGTTCACGCATCACCTTGGACCACTCCTTCGCACAGTGGGAGGCCAACGAGTCCGCCTGGCAGCTCGAATCCCAGATGGACACGCTCAAACACGCCTTGCAAGGGTATGAGGAGGCATTCACCTGCGAGTACGGCGATTTCAAGGAATTCATGACCATTCGCATGCAGTTGGCCGACGCGCAGAAAGGGGAGAGGCGCGAACTCAAGCACCGCCCCTTCTCCTCCGAACAGGAACGCAGCCGAGCATTCAGCCGACTGGACCGCAGAATCGCCATGTTGAAAGAGCGGGAACGCGAACACCCATGCCGATCCTGCCCGGATTTGCAAGCTCATCTCAGGTGGGGGCATCGCTGGGCGAGAGAGGAACGCGAATACGAACGCATCTCCAATCGCTTCGAATCACGTACAGGTTCCGTCGCCCGCAGATTCGACCGTATCTGCGGAATCCTGGAGGAACTCGGCTATCTGACCCGAACAGTCGCCAATGCTCCGGATAGGAACGGCCCGACGGCAGGAGAAGCGACATCTCCTGCGAAAGCACCGACATCGGATTATGTGCTGACATCAAGAGGGCAATTGCTCAGACGAATCTACAGTGATCAGGACCTCGTGCTGTCACAGATACTGCTGAGCGGCATCCTTGATGAGCTGGACCCACAGGAACTGGCGTCCGTACTGTCATCCATGGTGTACGAGTCACGCCGTGGTGAAGGCGGTGCCCCACGAAGCTATCCAGGCGGTCCCGACGGCATCGTGATGCGCAGTGCCGAATCAATGAACCGTGTCTGGGGTCAGATCAACACCCTGTGTGAGGACAACGGCCTGGATGCCTCACAAGAACTGGATTTTGGAATGTGCGACATGATGTATGCATGGGCGGGGGGAGAGGAACTCTCCACAATCCTCAAGGACAGCGAGATGACCGGCGGCGATTTCGTGCGTAACGCGAAGCGTCTTGCCGACATACTCAGTCAGATCGCGCAGATCGGTTCATACCTTCCGGAATCCGGTGATGAGCTCGCCCATACGGCCGTCATCGCCTCCGATCTGGTCAACCGCGGCATCGTCGCATATTCAGGTGTGGACTGA
- a CDS encoding small basic family protein, producing the protein MAAVLGLVVGVVGGIFLQPDIPIVLQPYLPIMVVAALDALLGAARSFFERSFSDKVFVISFLSNVITAALLVLLGNQLGVGSQLQTAVIVVLGIRIFSNVSSIRRFIFRG; encoded by the coding sequence ATGGCGGCTGTACTTGGTTTGGTGGTCGGGGTAGTGGGGGGAATCTTCCTTCAGCCTGATATTCCGATTGTGCTTCAGCCCTATCTGCCGATTATGGTGGTGGCTGCACTCGATGCCTTGCTGGGAGCCGCACGGTCCTTTTTCGAGCGCAGCTTTTCCGACAAGGTTTTCGTCATATCCTTTTTGTCGAATGTGATTACCGCGGCCTTGCTGGTGCTGCTGGGCAATCAGCTCGGCGTGGGTTCACAGCTTCAGACTGCGGTTATCGTGGTTCTCGGCATACGGATATTCTCCAATGTCTCCTCCATCCGTCGTTTCATCTTCAGAGGGTGA
- a CDS encoding FHA domain-containing protein encodes MTDPIPTAGETTIIGMPALHMPVVTSADRPLSKDDLETIAKLSEGTALLISTRGAVSGSRYLLDEDKVTVGRDPNADILLDDSTVSRAHALFRRVGNAFHVVDAGSLNGTYVNRERVDDAELHNGDEIMVGKFRLVFFTKSAVMQSL; translated from the coding sequence ATGACTGATCCGATTCCAACAGCTGGCGAAACGACCATCATTGGTATGCCAGCACTTCATATGCCCGTGGTAACCAGCGCTGATCGACCTTTGTCGAAGGACGACCTTGAAACGATCGCAAAGCTTTCCGAGGGTACCGCATTGTTGATTTCCACCAGGGGAGCCGTTTCCGGTTCGCGTTACCTTCTCGATGAGGACAAGGTGACAGTCGGTAGGGACCCGAATGCCGATATTCTTCTGGACGATTCCACCGTTTCGAGAGCTCATGCCCTGTTCCGGAGAGTCGGGAATGCCTTCCACGTCGTGGATGCAGGAAGTCTCAATGGGACCTACGTCAACCGTGAACGTGTTGACGACGCCGAATTGCACAACGGGGACGAAATCATGGTGGGGAAGTTCCGCCTGGTATTCTTCACGAAATCCGCTGTTATGCAGTCACTCTGA
- the hisG gene encoding ATP phosphoribosyltransferase, giving the protein MLRIAVPNKGMLSEPAWNMLSEAGYRLRSNPRQLVVEDPDNDIELFYLRPIDIAVYVGRGTVDVGVTGRDLLLNSGTKAVEHLQLGFGASTFRFAAPNDSDISRLEDIDGKRVASSFDKLVDDYLKSNGITADIIHLDGAVESSVHLGVADLIADVVSTGTTLRNAGLRIFGDPILHSEAILIRSPRISTEDERLTVLSRRLQGVLTAQRYVLMDYDIPVEKVALAVGVTPGFESPTVSSLHDKQWAAVRAMVPKQEVNNLMDRLYDIGARAIIVTALQASRM; this is encoded by the coding sequence ATGTTAAGAATTGCAGTGCCTAACAAAGGCATGCTTTCAGAGCCTGCCTGGAATATGCTGTCCGAGGCGGGATACCGACTTCGCAGCAATCCAAGGCAGCTGGTGGTCGAAGACCCCGACAACGATATCGAGCTGTTTTATCTTCGACCAATAGACATAGCGGTGTATGTCGGCCGTGGAACCGTGGACGTCGGCGTAACCGGGCGTGATCTGCTGCTGAACTCTGGCACGAAGGCGGTGGAGCATCTGCAGCTCGGTTTCGGTGCATCCACCTTCCGTTTCGCCGCGCCGAATGACTCGGATATTTCCCGTCTTGAAGACATCGACGGCAAGCGTGTGGCGAGTTCCTTCGACAAACTGGTGGATGATTACCTGAAGTCCAATGGCATTACCGCTGATATCATCCACTTGGACGGAGCTGTCGAGTCCTCCGTGCACCTGGGTGTCGCGGATTTGATAGCCGACGTGGTATCGACCGGAACGACACTGAGGAATGCCGGGTTGAGGATTTTCGGTGACCCGATTCTGCACTCCGAGGCCATCCTGATACGGTCTCCGAGAATCTCCACGGAGGATGAGAGGCTCACCGTGCTCAGCAGGAGACTGCAGGGCGTATTGACCGCGCAGCGGTATGTGTTGATGGACTATGACATTCCCGTCGAGAAGGTGGCTTTGGCTGTAGGCGTCACCCCCGGCTTCGAATCGCCGACGGTTTCATCGCTGCACGACAAGCAGTGGGCTGCGGTACGCGCCATGGTCCCCAAGCAAGAGGTCAACAATCTCATGGACCGGCTTTACGACATAGGTGCCCGAGCGATTATCGTAACCGCGTTGCAGGCATCGAGAATGTGA
- a CDS encoding DUF881 domain-containing protein: MTDEFHMPLSFEVTPDRVPIHRRAVFSNSVHAITQTTIALEAHDPLTGSIRRRKLADESLRLIDDLTNRPMDPMFEDALLIPNGHRSKFAIWFGRAVVFLICLAVGFSGCLIIRDLHQDTRQKVRQELAAQIQSASSRSDELSNNVDDLRSQIDKLSAEVGGGSNSALADKENILNGGTSVEGPGITVTLTDPLAASSDNGDSSSGNSADSSHIRVVSDADLQSFVSKLWAAGAEAIAINGNRIGVQTSVRTAGSTILVGVESVQSPYTIEAIGSKDSLKKAMSADSEGNLFSSLKQAGIYPQVSSKDSITMEAAGSPDLSYAKREE; this comes from the coding sequence ATGACTGATGAATTCCACATGCCGCTTTCATTTGAGGTGACCCCTGACAGGGTGCCCATCCATCGTCGTGCGGTGTTTTCGAATTCGGTCCATGCAATCACACAGACCACTATTGCTCTGGAAGCTCATGACCCGCTCACCGGTAGCATCCGAAGGCGCAAACTTGCCGACGAATCCTTGAGACTCATCGACGACCTGACCAATCGTCCCATGGATCCGATGTTCGAGGACGCCTTGCTGATTCCCAATGGGCATAGGTCGAAGTTCGCCATATGGTTCGGTCGAGCGGTCGTATTCCTCATATGTCTGGCAGTAGGCTTCTCCGGTTGCCTGATTATCCGGGATTTGCATCAGGACACCAGGCAGAAGGTTCGGCAGGAGCTGGCTGCACAGATTCAGTCGGCATCCTCCCGTTCGGATGAGTTGTCCAACAATGTCGACGATCTGCGTAGCCAGATAGACAAGCTGTCGGCGGAGGTCGGCGGAGGCAGCAACAGCGCTTTGGCCGACAAAGAGAATATTCTCAATGGCGGTACTTCGGTCGAAGGGCCCGGAATAACCGTAACCTTGACGGATCCGCTTGCGGCATCGTCAGACAATGGCGATAGCAGTAGCGGTAATTCGGCTGATTCATCCCATATCCGCGTAGTCTCTGACGCGGACCTGCAGTCCTTCGTCTCAAAACTCTGGGCTGCCGGAGCGGAAGCCATTGCCATCAACGGCAATAGGATAGGTGTGCAGACCTCTGTTCGTACTGCAGGTTCGACGATTCTCGTGGGTGTAGAGTCTGTTCAAAGCCCATACACTATCGAGGCGATCGGCAGCAAGGACTCCCTGAAGAAGGCTATGAGCGCTGATTCCGAGGGGAACCTGTTCTCCTCGTTGAAACAGGCGGGTATCTATCCTCAGGTGTCGAGCAAGGATTCGATTACCATGGAGGCTGCAGGTTCTCCGGATCTGTCGTATGCGAAAAGAGAGGAATAG
- a CDS encoding MerR family transcriptional regulator has translation MTADGRDGHKDGETTLRLHVPLEQRDDLRADDAIQGELFGFPEDDSDIRGYRGTVASKVAGITYRQLDYWARKQIVEPSINPSHGSGSRRLYSFKDIVILAVSKKLLDAGVNLQNVTTAIGYLLQRDAQHLEDVTIMCDGSDVRECTDVEQLSEMMNSGKAVFAVSVSSLWHQMEQQLEHEDFVEIRRSSNRKPAGRPIDELTEMRMRRRLEAQRTERERA, from the coding sequence ATGACAGCAGACGGGCGTGACGGGCACAAAGACGGCGAGACTACTCTCAGACTTCATGTTCCTTTGGAGCAGCGTGACGATCTCAGAGCCGATGATGCGATACAGGGGGAGTTGTTCGGTTTCCCCGAGGATGACAGTGACATCCGTGGTTACCGTGGCACCGTAGCGTCCAAGGTGGCCGGAATCACCTACCGTCAACTGGATTATTGGGCGCGTAAGCAGATTGTCGAGCCTTCTATCAACCCTTCACACGGTTCGGGATCACGCCGACTGTATTCCTTCAAGGACATCGTGATTCTCGCAGTGTCCAAGAAGCTCCTGGATGCCGGTGTGAATCTGCAGAATGTCACGACGGCCATCGGGTACTTGCTCCAGCGCGATGCGCAACATCTCGAAGACGTAACCATCATGTGCGACGGCTCGGATGTTCGAGAGTGCACCGATGTCGAACAGCTTTCCGAGATGATGAATTCCGGCAAGGCCGTCTTCGCAGTGTCGGTGAGCTCGTTATGGCATCAGATGGAACAGCAGCTCGAGCACGAGGACTTCGTGGAAATTCGTCGTTCGTCAAATCGCAAGCCAGCAGGACGTCCTATCGACGAGCTGACTGAAATGCGCATGCGTCGCCGTCTGGAAGCACAACGAACCGAACGCGAAAGAGCCTAA
- a CDS encoding CDP-alcohol phosphatidyltransferase family protein: protein MQTPETSSDTKFSPEPKNVLWTIPNAISVLRILTIPVIAVLVSQRHLMISLVLIAVSAASDGVDGFIARRFNQVSRVGQILDPIADRMLILCTIVALGFAQILPWWLLVVVGLRDLVMGVLILILAQHGYGPLPVHYAGKTGTAMLMLAIPALILADFQETHFFGILHLVALAAVLWGVVLYWFAGVLYIFQGVGLIRDDTLHD from the coding sequence ATGCAGACGCCGGAGACAAGCTCAGACACCAAATTCAGTCCTGAACCGAAAAACGTTCTGTGGACGATACCCAATGCGATAAGCGTGTTGCGTATCCTCACCATCCCGGTTATCGCCGTGTTGGTGTCCCAAAGGCATCTGATGATTTCACTGGTACTGATTGCGGTCTCCGCGGCTTCAGATGGTGTCGACGGCTTCATAGCGAGACGCTTCAATCAGGTGAGCAGGGTCGGGCAGATTCTTGATCCCATCGCCGACAGGATGCTGATCCTCTGCACCATCGTGGCCTTGGGTTTTGCGCAGATTCTTCCATGGTGGCTGTTGGTCGTCGTGGGTTTGCGCGATCTGGTGATGGGGGTGCTCATACTTATACTGGCGCAGCACGGCTACGGTCCTCTGCCGGTGCATTATGCGGGGAAGACGGGCACAGCGATGCTGATGCTGGCCATTCCTGCCTTGATTCTCGCGGATTTTCAGGAGACCCATTTCTTTGGCATTCTGCACCTCGTCGCGCTGGCCGCCGTGCTTTGGGGCGTGGTATTGTATTGGTTCGCCGGGGTGCTGTATATCTTTCAGGGTGTAGGTCTGATACGGGATGACACGCTTCATGACTGA